A single Deltaproteobacteria bacterium DNA region contains:
- a CDS encoding mechanosensitive ion channel family protein, translating to MPFLKINVLGNTIQAYLISMAILIAAVLFSVAANRFLKKHIHNWTKKTKTDLDDLIMERVFSPLVYFILIFGLAMAKSHLKLAESISSWFDKILFVLGLVLFFVILSRFIQGLIELVASGYIKRIRQKSLVNLEDHIRNADRVKKQVREISKMILGLLAILTVLSNLGVDLKAIWASLGIGGIALVVAVQEPLRNLVGRIYIFSTGIFDEGHFIVFNNWAGTVKRIATFRTYVELFSDMTTVSIPNSDFVKGVVKTYYGRTKFMYKWDLDVPYDITPQRIQELVVRLRELITNKSEVNQDMCWIYLERLDRYSKVVRVWFQVNLPTWAESLFYGNKVLHDIQLVFESMHIPFAFPTQTLLLNRDNPLEGGENQDPVPAVLPESDEDGADPTSPLQVSTS from the coding sequence ATGCCTTTTCTTAAAATCAATGTCCTCGGAAATACGATACAGGCCTATCTCATTTCGATGGCCATACTCATTGCCGCCGTACTATTTTCCGTAGCAGCCAATCGCTTTTTGAAAAAACACATTCATAATTGGACAAAGAAAACCAAAACCGATCTGGATGACCTCATTATGGAACGTGTCTTTTCTCCTTTAGTCTATTTCATCCTCATCTTCGGCCTTGCCATGGCAAAAAGCCATTTGAAACTTGCCGAAAGCATCTCATCCTGGTTCGACAAGATCTTGTTCGTTCTCGGCCTGGTCCTCTTTTTCGTCATTTTGAGCCGTTTCATCCAAGGACTCATCGAATTAGTAGCCAGTGGATACATCAAACGTATCAGGCAAAAGAGTCTGGTCAACCTGGAAGACCATATAAGAAATGCCGATCGCGTAAAAAAGCAAGTAAGGGAGATTTCCAAGATGATCCTCGGGCTCCTTGCCATTCTGACAGTACTCTCCAACCTTGGCGTGGACCTCAAGGCCATCTGGGCCTCCCTGGGAATCGGCGGGATTGCCTTGGTCGTAGCCGTTCAAGAACCGCTGCGAAATCTTGTGGGGCGAATCTATATATTCAGCACGGGAATATTTGATGAAGGCCATTTCATCGTATTTAACAACTGGGCCGGCACGGTCAAACGGATCGCCACGTTCAGGACGTATGTGGAGCTTTTCTCGGATATGACTACGGTATCCATTCCCAACTCAGATTTTGTAAAGGGTGTGGTCAAGACATACTACGGCCGAACCAAATTCATGTATAAATGGGATCTGGATGTGCCCTATGACATTACACCCCAGAGAATTCAGGAACTGGTTGTCAGGCTGAGGGAACTCATCACGAACAAGTCAGAGGTCAATCAGGACATGTGCTGGATTTACCTTGAACGCCTGGACCGTTACTCCAAAGTCGTGCGGGTCTGGTTTCAGGTAAATCTTCCTACTTGGGCCGAATCCCTGTTTTACGGCAATAAGGTTCTCCACGATATTCAGCTTGTCTTTGAATCCATGCATATCCCCTTTGCCTTCCCCACCCAAACACTCCTCTTGAATCGAGATAATCCGCTTGAAGGCGGGGAAAATCAAGATCCGGTCCCCGCGGTGTTGCCCGAATCAGATGAGGACGGCGCGGACCCTACATCCCCTTTGCAGGTCTCGACATCTTGA
- a CDS encoding protein-L-isoaspartate(D-aspartate) O-methyltransferase, producing the protein MFGVTCRAENPFFQSFEKRRERMVRTQIEARGITNKRVLKALRKVERHKFVPKEYQWQAYGDYPLPIGEGQTISQPYIVALMTDVLDLDSTKKALEIGTGSGYQAAILAEICESVCTIELIGVLGKKAEKLLADLGYENINLKIGDGYQGWKEHSPFDAILVTCAPSHIPQPLQDQLAEGGKMVIPVGKKFTQELVLLTKQKGKIKKKDIIPVRFVPMMGKDGKAY; encoded by the coding sequence ATGTTTGGTGTCACATGCAGGGCAGAAAACCCCTTTTTTCAAAGCTTTGAAAAACGACGTGAGCGCATGGTAAGAACTCAAATTGAAGCAAGGGGAATTACTAACAAGAGAGTCTTGAAGGCATTAAGAAAGGTTGAAAGGCACAAATTCGTTCCTAAGGAATATCAATGGCAAGCATATGGAGATTACCCATTGCCAATCGGGGAGGGACAAACCATATCCCAGCCCTATATCGTTGCTCTCATGACGGACGTTTTGGATTTGGACAGCACTAAAAAAGCGCTTGAAATTGGCACAGGTTCCGGTTATCAGGCAGCAATATTGGCAGAAATATGCGAAAGCGTATGTACGATCGAACTAATTGGCGTGCTTGGGAAAAAGGCAGAAAAACTGTTGGCTGATTTGGGGTACGAAAATATTAACCTCAAAATTGGTGACGGATACCAAGGATGGAAAGAACATAGCCCCTTTGATGCCATCCTCGTGACATGTGCTCCTTCACACATTCCACAACCGCTTCAAGACCAGTTGGCAGAAGGTGGCAAAATGGTCATTCCTGTTGGAAAAAAATTCACGCAGGAATTGGTGCTCCTGACCAAGCAAAAAGGGAAAATAAAGAAAAAAGACATCATTCCTGTGAGATTTGTTCCGATGATGGGAAAAGATGGGAAGGCATACTAG
- the rho gene encoding transcription termination factor Rho: MPDRASGVLKLTKNRGGVLCDLLRPFGPGSNEIVVSARLVRENNLVQGASVTGSVRKDKKAPQLAIVESVCGLSSEQFKRRTLYTHLIAIDPCERFQLAATGEMSMRVVDLVAPIGKGTRGLIVSPPKAGKTTLLEQIARAIHAGDPQTRILVLLIDERPEEVTYFRRAVDAEVIASSSDRSIEEHVRLAELMLAHVRTELECGHDIVVLVDSLTRMGRVFNLNGRGRGRTLSGGLDAGALEIPRRFFGLARNIEDGGSVTIIATALIDTGSRMDQLIFEEFKGTGNSEIVLDRGLAEARIFPAINVAASGTRKEERLYDPDDIKRLATIRRGLVDRKPKDAMTSLLNALESYPTNEEFLQSIPLAK, from the coding sequence ATGCCGGACAGAGCTAGCGGCGTACTGAAACTAACGAAAAACCGTGGTGGTGTACTGTGTGACCTGTTGCGGCCCTTTGGCCCCGGTTCCAATGAAATTGTGGTATCGGCCAGGCTCGTGAGGGAAAACAATCTCGTCCAAGGCGCCAGTGTCACAGGTTCAGTGAGGAAGGATAAAAAGGCTCCGCAATTGGCCATCGTTGAATCGGTCTGCGGCCTCAGCTCGGAACAGTTCAAAAGACGAACCCTTTACACCCACCTCATTGCCATCGATCCATGCGAGAGGTTCCAACTTGCCGCCACAGGTGAGATGAGTATGCGCGTCGTTGATCTCGTGGCGCCCATCGGCAAGGGCACCCGGGGCTTGATTGTCTCACCTCCCAAGGCCGGAAAAACCACTCTGCTGGAGCAAATTGCCAGGGCCATCCACGCCGGTGATCCTCAAACGCGCATTCTCGTACTACTCATTGATGAGCGGCCCGAAGAAGTCACTTACTTCCGTCGCGCCGTAGACGCAGAAGTCATCGCCAGTTCCAGCGATCGCAGCATCGAGGAACACGTGAGATTGGCGGAACTGATGCTTGCTCATGTCCGCACCGAGCTTGAGTGTGGCCACGATATAGTGGTGCTTGTTGACAGTCTGACGCGCATGGGCAGGGTTTTCAACCTTAATGGCAGAGGCAGAGGTCGAACACTGTCCGGAGGTTTGGATGCAGGGGCCTTGGAGATTCCTCGCCGCTTCTTCGGGCTTGCGCGCAACATTGAAGACGGCGGATCCGTCACTATCATCGCCACAGCCCTAATCGACACTGGGTCACGCATGGATCAGCTTATCTTCGAAGAATTCAAGGGCACCGGCAACAGCGAAATCGTTCTCGATCGCGGGCTTGCCGAAGCAAGGATTTTTCCGGCCATCAACGTGGCTGCCAGCGGGACCCGAAAGGAGGAAAGATTGTATGACCCTGACGATATTAAGCGCCTTGCCACCATTCGACGGGGCCTTGTAGACCGCAAACCCAAAGACGCGATGACCTCGCTGCTCAATGCCCTTGAGTCATACCCCACCAACGAGGAATTTCTTCAAAGTATCCCCTTGGCAAAGTAG
- a CDS encoding membrane protein insertion efficiency factor YidD: MKKVRFILTVFFLMFATAVMAQDDPIKGPWQAPGLNAARHEGQKDASNPGSSLVRFYRKYLSPVAGGRCPMYPSCSQYSIECFSKHGLLMGWIMTWDRLYRCGRDELGRSPWVFVNGRQKCYDPVKNNDFWWCDGK, from the coding sequence ATGAAGAAGGTTAGGTTTATTCTCACTGTTTTCTTTTTGATGTTTGCCACAGCGGTCATGGCCCAGGATGATCCCATAAAGGGCCCGTGGCAAGCCCCAGGGCTAAACGCTGCACGCCACGAGGGGCAAAAAGACGCATCGAATCCAGGGAGTTCGCTGGTCAGATTCTATAGGAAGTATCTTTCGCCCGTTGCCGGGGGGCGGTGCCCCATGTATCCTTCTTGCTCTCAGTACAGCATTGAATGTTTCAGTAAACATGGTTTGCTCATGGGCTGGATCATGACGTGGGATCGTCTTTACCGGTGTGGCAGAGACGAGTTAGGACGGTCTCCATGGGTTTTTGTGAACGGGCGGCAAAAGTGCTATGATCCAGTAAAAAACAATGATTTCTGGTGGTGTGATGGGAAATAA
- the flgM gene encoding flagellar biosynthesis anti-sigma factor FlgM — MKISGSDEIVKYINETAGARAQGPSERAPTRADVPTEPKEGAIVNLSQTSKEVQMAQRAMESEPDVRLEKVQAIKDRIENGTYEIDYEKTAEKMLKAYFDEII; from the coding sequence ATGAAGATTTCAGGTAGTGACGAAATAGTCAAATATATCAATGAAACTGCCGGCGCTCGGGCCCAGGGACCTAGTGAGAGAGCCCCTACACGAGCCGATGTTCCCACGGAGCCCAAAGAAGGCGCCATCGTCAATCTTTCGCAGACGTCAAAAGAGGTTCAGATGGCCCAGAGAGCCATGGAATCTGAACCTGATGTTCGTTTAGAAAAAGTTCAGGCCATCAAGGATAGGATTGAAAACGGAACCTATGAGATCGATTACGAAAAAACAGCGGAAAAAATGCTGAAGGCCTATTTTGACGAAATCATCTAA
- a CDS encoding (Fe-S)-binding protein, with protein MSVCPVYQTTFREADVARGRLALLESVEDGAMGWSERLREILSRCLLCGACAQVCANNVQITRLFQQGRRDLFLAGKSSRSDNPLIKSIRRRDLPGEVVCKGGALFQALFCKRIPESSGLHLRFPLSFFTQRTTAPAICWTPFIKSAQPEPASPMDGPRVGFFVGCGANYLFPEAARVLVRILRHMGATVVIPEDQVCCGLPAYVSGDTKTAQALAKKNIEVFGLLELDAVLTVCASCGSHLRDLPVLFDDDPLWQDAASGLAEKHRDAMAFLVESLDFDTYLKDQSFDHALQGGPLLRVAYHDPCHLRIGQGITEAPRRILEALPNVELVEAPHAGQCCGHGGDFNLSHFDLSVKILDRRMEDFQKVEPDAIVTGCTGCLLQFVEGVSRKGLAGKVQVCHPLVLADRAMVSCRAT; from the coding sequence ATGAGCGTATGCCCTGTGTATCAGACCACCTTTAGAGAGGCTGACGTGGCACGGGGAAGATTGGCGCTCCTTGAGTCTGTGGAAGACGGCGCCATGGGGTGGTCCGAGCGTCTGAGAGAAATCCTTTCGCGTTGTCTTCTGTGCGGGGCCTGCGCCCAGGTTTGTGCTAATAACGTTCAGATCACCCGCCTTTTCCAGCAGGGTCGCCGAGATCTCTTCTTGGCCGGAAAGAGCAGTAGGTCCGACAATCCTCTGATCAAAAGCATCAGGCGAAGAGATTTGCCGGGAGAAGTTGTCTGCAAAGGCGGCGCCCTTTTTCAGGCCCTGTTTTGCAAGAGAATTCCTGAAAGCAGCGGGCTCCATCTCAGATTTCCACTTTCGTTTTTTACTCAAAGGACCACGGCGCCTGCTATTTGCTGGACTCCTTTTATCAAGAGCGCTCAGCCCGAGCCAGCATCTCCGATGGATGGTCCTCGGGTTGGATTCTTTGTTGGATGTGGCGCCAACTATCTCTTTCCCGAGGCGGCCAGGGTCCTTGTGCGAATCCTGCGCCACATGGGAGCCACGGTCGTTATACCAGAGGACCAGGTCTGCTGCGGACTGCCTGCTTATGTTTCGGGTGACACAAAAACCGCTCAAGCCTTGGCCAAGAAGAACATAGAGGTATTTGGGCTTCTGGAGCTTGACGCCGTGCTGACAGTGTGCGCTTCCTGCGGGTCCCACTTAAGAGACCTTCCGGTCCTCTTTGACGATGATCCTCTCTGGCAGGATGCTGCCAGTGGTCTGGCCGAAAAACACCGGGATGCTATGGCCTTCTTGGTGGAGAGCCTTGATTTTGACACATACCTAAAGGACCAATCGTTTGATCATGCCTTGCAGGGCGGTCCGTTGCTTCGCGTGGCCTACCACGATCCGTGCCATCTGAGGATAGGGCAAGGGATCACAGAGGCCCCCAGAAGAATTCTTGAGGCTTTGCCCAATGTGGAACTTGTAGAAGCTCCCCATGCCGGCCAATGTTGTGGACATGGAGGAGATTTTAACCTGTCGCACTTTGATCTTTCTGTCAAAATCCTTGATCGGCGAATGGAAGACTTTCAGAAGGTGGAGCCCGATGCCATTGTCACGGGTTGCACAGGCTGCCTGCTCCAATTTGTTGAGGGTGTAAGCCGGAAAGGGCTGGCCGGAAAGGTCCAGGTCTGTCATCCCCTGGTCTTGGCAGACAGGGCCATGGTTTCTTGCAGGGCAACGTGA
- a CDS encoding HNH nuclease family protein has product MRRRTYAGYRRPGAKKADSNRSVADVVRELKKISSPSSNYRERSLKIHGLICAKCAREFDYKDRHLLTVHHKDGNHMNNPPDGSNWENLCIYCHEDEHSRGLLGDYFSDEK; this is encoded by the coding sequence ATGCGCAGAAGAACTTACGCTGGGTACAGAAGGCCAGGGGCAAAAAAAGCAGACAGCAATAGGTCTGTTGCTGATGTTGTTAGGGAGCTAAAAAAAATAAGTTCCCCATCCAGTAATTACAGAGAACGCTCGCTAAAGATTCACGGGCTTATCTGTGCCAAATGTGCGAGAGAGTTTGATTACAAGGACAGGCATCTCCTCACTGTGCACCACAAGGATGGAAATCACATGAATAATCCGCCCGATGGTTCCAACTGGGAAAATCTGTGTATTTACTGCCACGAGGATGAACACAGCAGGGGACTACTGGGTGATTATTTCAGTGATGAGAAATAG
- a CDS encoding MltA domain-containing protein encodes MRQNLFRILLALLLLLPACVPRVKPPVTVARALVKLRPHEFPGFTDDMSHDSLEIAIDQSLDYLKRLDPSTRFRFGPDTYTASHLVKSLRALHKLAQNPLSDNDLKKAIESFFFVYKSVGRDGRGEVLFTGYYEPTLQASLQPSPDYPYPIYRKPDDWVSINMGLFDLKYKNERIIGRHVNQTVMPYFSRQDIDSKGRLQKKGYELLWVSDQVALFFLHIQGAGQVTLEDGTLLHVNYDCNNGRPYRSIGRLLIDEGVISKEEMSMQRICSYLRDHPEEIEHVFNHNERYVFFRLVEHGPLGAIEALLTPGRSIATDLRLFPRAAPAFIETEKPLLGEDGRIVSWETFGRFVFNQDTGGAIRGPGRVDLFLGNGPHARVAAGHMKQNGTLYFLVLKGIEEKLELPVKTHSQS; translated from the coding sequence GTGCGTCAGAATTTGTTTCGGATCCTCTTGGCTTTGCTATTGCTTCTGCCAGCATGCGTTCCAAGGGTCAAGCCGCCAGTCACAGTCGCCCGAGCCCTGGTGAAGCTCCGGCCCCATGAGTTTCCCGGTTTCACTGACGATATGTCCCATGACTCGCTCGAAATTGCAATTGATCAAAGCCTTGACTATCTGAAACGTCTTGATCCTTCAACACGCTTTCGTTTTGGGCCAGACACATACACTGCCTCTCACCTGGTGAAATCCTTAAGAGCCCTTCACAAACTGGCTCAAAATCCCCTCTCTGATAACGACCTCAAGAAAGCTATTGAAAGCTTTTTTTTCGTCTACAAATCTGTTGGACGCGACGGGCGGGGCGAGGTGTTGTTTACAGGATACTATGAGCCCACGCTTCAGGCCAGCCTCCAACCCTCCCCTGATTATCCGTATCCTATCTACAGAAAGCCTGACGATTGGGTGAGCATCAACATGGGACTTTTTGATCTCAAATACAAAAATGAACGCATCATAGGCAGACATGTCAATCAAACCGTCATGCCCTATTTTTCAAGACAAGATATTGACTCCAAGGGGCGCCTTCAGAAGAAAGGATATGAACTCCTTTGGGTCTCAGATCAAGTTGCCCTTTTTTTTCTTCACATCCAGGGGGCCGGACAGGTAACGCTGGAAGACGGCACTTTGTTGCATGTCAATTATGATTGCAACAATGGACGCCCTTACCGGAGTATCGGCAGATTGCTCATCGACGAAGGGGTGATCTCTAAAGAGGAAATGTCAATGCAACGCATATGTTCTTACCTTAGAGATCACCCCGAAGAGATCGAACATGTCTTTAATCACAACGAAAGATATGTGTTTTTCAGGCTGGTTGAGCATGGCCCGCTAGGGGCCATTGAGGCGCTACTGACTCCCGGCCGTTCTATTGCCACTGACCTGCGCCTCTTCCCACGGGCTGCACCGGCCTTCATTGAAACAGAGAAACCTCTGCTGGGCGAAGATGGCAGGATCGTGTCCTGGGAAACATTCGGCAGGTTTGTCTTCAATCAAGATACGGGTGGAGCAATCAGAGGACCGGGGCGGGTAGATCTCTTTTTGGGCAATGGCCCGCATGCCCGGGTTGCAGCAGGTCACATGAAACAGAATGGAACACTCTATTTTCTTGTACTCAAAGGCATCGAGGAAAAATTGGAGTTACCAGTGAAAACTCACTCCCAATCTTAG